In one Lolium rigidum isolate FL_2022 chromosome 3, APGP_CSIRO_Lrig_0.1, whole genome shotgun sequence genomic region, the following are encoded:
- the LOC124699705 gene encoding 60S acidic ribosomal protein P0-like encodes MAIKKTISKAEKKQAYDRKLCKFLEEYSRVLIAEVDNVGSTQLAAVRRGIRGDSEMLMGKNTLIRRCIKVHAEATGNDKIKAIIPLLQGNVGLIFTKADLKEVREEVAKYKVGAPARVGLVAPIDVVVPPGNTGLDPSQTSFFQVLNIPTKINKGTVEIIAPVDLIRKGDKVGSSEAALLAKLGIRPFSYGLVITNVYDDGSVFSPEVLDLTDEDLIEKFASGVSMVASLSLAVSYPTMAAAPHMFLNGYKNVLAVAVETDYSFPHADQIKEYLKDPSKFAAAAPAAAAPSGGAAAAPEEEKEESDGESDGEGMGFSLFDD; translated from the exons ATGGCGATCAAGAAGACCATCTCCAAGGCCGAGAAGAAGCAGGCGTACGACCGGAAGCTGTGCAAGTTCCTCGAGGAGTACTCCAGGGTGCTCATCGCCGAGGTCGACAACGTCGGCTCCACCCAGCTCGCCGCCGTCCGCAGGGGCATCCGCGGCGACTCGGAGATGCTCATGGGGAAGAACACCCTCATCCGACGCTGCATCAAGGTGCACGCCGAGGCCACCGGCAACGACAAGATCAAGGCCATCATACCCCTGCTGCAG GGAAACGTCGGCCTCATCTTCACCAAGGCCGACCTCAAGGAGGTTCGCGAGGAGGTAGCCAAGTACAAG GTTGGGGCCCCTGCTCGTGTTGGGCTGGTTGCTCCTATTGACGTGGTGGTTCCCCCAGGCAACACTGGTCTGGATCCCTCCCAGACTTCTTTCTTCCAG GTGCTGAACATCCCCACCAAGATCAACAAGGGCACTGTGGAAATCATTGCCCCTGTGGACCTCATCAGGAAGGGTGACAAGGTGGGCTCGTCTGAGGCTGCCTTGCTTGCCAAGCTCGGTATCCGCCCGTTCTCCTATGGTCTTGTGATCACCAATGTCTATGATGATGGGTCGGTGTTCAGCCCGGAGGTTCTTGACCTCACCGACGAAGACCTGATCGAGAAGTTTGCTTCTGGTGTCTCCATGGTTGCGTCACTGTCCCTGGCAGTCTCGTACCCAACCATGGCTGCTGCACCACACATGTTCCTCAATGGGTACAAGAACGTGCTCGCTGTTGCTGTGGAGACAGATTACTCGTTCCCTCATGCTGATCAGATCAAGGAGTACCTGAAG GACCCCAGCAAGTTTGCTGCCGCCGCGCCAGCTGCTGCCGCTCCGTCTGGTGGTGCTGCAGCTGCTCCCGAGGAGGAGAAAGAGGAATCCGATGGTGAATCTGACGGTGAGGGAATGGGCTTCAGCCTGTTCGACGACTAA